In the Piscinibacter sp. XHJ-5 genome, one interval contains:
- a CDS encoding transporter substrate-binding domain-containing protein, producing MTKLYAAALLLAGACVAAPALAQTSSRLDDVMKAGKLRVCTPGDYRPFALAKPDGSYEGIDIDLVQSAAKALGVQVEMVKTSWPKLMDDFLEKCDVGVGGISVNTERAKRAGFSAAYMVNGKAPITKCENVAKYQTVADINKPSVTVITNPGGSNERFVRTYLPQAKVVVYDDNVTIFDEILKGRADVMISESVETVVQQKLRPGLCAVNPQRPLQYGEMGWLLPRGDTAMKAWMDTWLHLSKAGGEFDRTVDKWLK from the coding sequence ATGACCAAGCTCTACGCCGCAGCGCTTCTGCTCGCCGGTGCCTGTGTCGCTGCACCGGCCCTGGCGCAGACATCGTCCCGCCTCGACGACGTCATGAAGGCCGGCAAGCTGCGCGTGTGCACCCCGGGCGACTACCGCCCGTTCGCCCTGGCCAAGCCGGACGGCAGCTACGAAGGCATCGACATCGACCTCGTGCAGTCGGCCGCGAAGGCGCTGGGCGTTCAAGTCGAGATGGTCAAGACGAGCTGGCCCAAGCTGATGGACGACTTCCTGGAGAAGTGCGACGTCGGCGTCGGCGGAATTTCTGTGAACACCGAGCGCGCCAAGCGGGCCGGCTTCTCGGCGGCCTACATGGTCAACGGCAAGGCGCCGATCACCAAGTGCGAGAACGTCGCCAAGTACCAGACGGTGGCGGACATCAACAAGCCGTCGGTCACCGTGATCACCAACCCGGGCGGCAGCAACGAGCGATTCGTGCGCACCTACCTGCCGCAGGCCAAGGTGGTCGTGTACGACGACAACGTCACCATCTTCGACGAGATCCTGAAGGGCCGCGCCGACGTGATGATCTCGGAGTCGGTGGAGACGGTGGTCCAGCAGAAGCTGCGTCCCGGGCTGTGCGCGGTCAATCCGCAGCGGCCGCTGCAATACGGCGAGATGGGATGGCTGCTGCCGCGCGGCGACACGGCGATGAAGGCGTGGATGGACACCTGGCTGCATCTGAGCAAGGCAGGGGGCGAGTTCGACCGCACGGTGGACAAGTGGCTGAAGTAG
- a CDS encoding hemerythrin domain-containing protein encodes MLAAESAWRVLRAEHSRMRELLTSIDSAMHHGRWRAGPQLAALRELVHRLRSFEASTHKPKGVVLLATLRGRSPEADMLLDELERETRRCDELLSGALGLLDDAERGDADAAAQCAALLAEHREMMLAHLDKEDTLLRSQTARLLTAEEWSSVVSSISSVVARSA; translated from the coding sequence ATGCTGGCGGCCGAATCCGCTTGGAGAGTGTTGCGGGCCGAGCACTCGCGCATGCGCGAGCTGCTCACGTCGATCGACTCGGCGATGCATCACGGCCGGTGGCGCGCAGGGCCGCAGCTCGCGGCGCTGCGCGAGCTGGTCCATCGCTTGCGAAGCTTCGAGGCCTCCACGCACAAGCCGAAGGGTGTGGTGCTGCTGGCCACGCTGCGCGGGAGATCCCCCGAGGCGGACATGCTGCTCGATGAGCTGGAGCGCGAGACCCGCCGCTGCGACGAGCTCCTGTCAGGGGCGCTGGGCCTGCTGGACGACGCCGAACGCGGCGATGCGGATGCGGCGGCGCAATGCGCCGCCCTGCTGGCGGAGCACCGCGAGATGATGCTGGCCCACCTCGACAAGGAGGACACCCTGTTGCGCTCTCAGACCGCCCGCCTGCTGACGGCGGAGGAATGGTCCAGCGTGGTGTCGTCGATCTCGTCGGTGGTGGCACGGTCGGCCTGA
- a CDS encoding DUF485 domain-containing protein has translation MHADLVSRIASDPNYQALEARRRRFGWVLTVLMLVVYYGFILLVAFGKPFLSQPLGAGVTTIGIPIGLGVIVFTVLITGLYVRRANSEFDTLTEQVVEGALK, from the coding sequence ATGCATGCCGATCTCGTTTCCCGGATCGCAAGCGATCCGAACTACCAGGCGCTCGAAGCCAGGCGTCGCCGCTTCGGCTGGGTGCTCACCGTGCTGATGCTGGTCGTCTACTACGGCTTCATCCTGCTGGTGGCCTTCGGCAAGCCCTTCCTGTCGCAGCCGCTGGGCGCCGGCGTCACGACGATAGGCATCCCGATCGGGCTCGGCGTCATCGTCTTCACCGTGTTGATCACCGGCCTGTACGTGCGCCGCGCCAACAGCGAGTTCGACACGCTGACCGAGCAGGTGGTCGAAGGAGCGCTGAAATGA
- a CDS encoding cation acetate symporter yields the protein MSARGLAIRVLALAALAGAVAGAAWAAGPDVGQAQKQAINWTAIMMFGAFVVFTLFITKWAASRTRSAADFYTAGGGITGFQNGLAIAGDYMSAASFLGISAAVMVGGFDGLIYSIGFLVGWPVVTFLLAERLRNLGKFTFADVAAFRFDQTPVRIFAASGTLVVVAFYLIAQMVGAGQLIKLLFGLDYWMAVVIVGALMMVYVLFGGMTATTWVQIIKAVLLLAGASFMAFMVLLHFGFSPEAMFAKAVEVKRQIASAAGKPPDEAAREGLSIMGPGGFIKDPVSAISFGMALMFGTAGLPHILMRFFTVPNAKEARKSVFWATTWIGYFYLLTFIIGFGAITFVLTNPQFLDAKGGLLGGGNMAAIHLANAVGGNVFLGFISAVAFATILAVVAGLTLSGASAVSHDLYATVFKHGKADSTAELRVSRLTTIGLGIVAVLLGIAFEKQNIAFMVSLAFAIAASANFPVLLMSVLWKDCTTRGAVTGGFLGLVSSVVLTVVSPAVWEATLGNPKGSALFPYASPALFSMTIGFVGIWLFSLLDRSARAGRDRAGYIAQRVRSETGIGASTAAAH from the coding sequence ATGAGCGCCCGCGGTCTTGCCATTCGCGTCCTCGCGCTGGCGGCGCTCGCCGGTGCGGTCGCCGGTGCGGCATGGGCGGCCGGCCCGGACGTCGGCCAGGCGCAGAAGCAGGCGATCAACTGGACCGCCATCATGATGTTCGGCGCGTTCGTCGTCTTCACGCTTTTCATCACCAAGTGGGCTGCCTCGCGCACGCGATCCGCGGCCGATTTCTACACGGCGGGCGGCGGCATCACCGGCTTCCAGAACGGGCTCGCGATCGCCGGCGACTACATGTCGGCGGCGTCGTTCCTCGGCATCTCCGCCGCGGTGATGGTGGGCGGGTTCGACGGGCTCATCTACTCCATCGGCTTCCTGGTCGGCTGGCCGGTGGTGACCTTCCTGCTCGCCGAGCGGCTGCGCAACCTGGGCAAGTTCACCTTCGCCGACGTCGCCGCCTTCCGCTTCGACCAGACGCCGGTGCGCATCTTCGCGGCCTCGGGCACGCTGGTCGTCGTCGCGTTCTACCTCATCGCGCAGATGGTGGGCGCGGGGCAGCTCATCAAGCTCCTGTTCGGCCTGGACTACTGGATGGCGGTGGTCATCGTCGGCGCGCTGATGATGGTCTACGTGCTGTTCGGCGGCATGACCGCGACGACATGGGTGCAGATCATCAAGGCGGTGCTGCTGCTCGCCGGCGCGTCGTTCATGGCCTTCATGGTGCTGCTGCACTTCGGCTTCAGCCCCGAGGCCATGTTCGCCAAGGCGGTGGAGGTGAAGCGGCAGATTGCAAGCGCGGCCGGCAAGCCACCCGATGAGGCGGCACGCGAAGGGCTGTCGATCATGGGGCCGGGCGGCTTCATCAAGGACCCGGTCTCGGCGATCAGCTTCGGCATGGCGCTGATGTTCGGCACTGCCGGGCTGCCGCACATCCTCATGCGGTTCTTCACGGTGCCCAATGCCAAGGAGGCGCGCAAGTCGGTGTTCTGGGCCACCACCTGGATCGGCTACTTCTACCTGCTCACCTTCATCATCGGCTTCGGCGCGATCACCTTCGTGCTGACCAATCCGCAGTTCCTCGATGCCAAGGGCGGCCTGCTGGGCGGCGGCAACATGGCGGCGATCCACCTCGCCAACGCGGTAGGCGGCAACGTCTTCCTCGGCTTCATCTCCGCGGTGGCATTCGCCACCATCCTGGCGGTGGTGGCCGGCCTCACGCTGTCGGGCGCCTCGGCGGTCTCGCACGACCTCTACGCGACGGTGTTCAAGCACGGCAAGGCCGACAGCACGGCGGAGCTGCGCGTGTCACGCCTCACGACCATCGGGCTCGGCATCGTCGCCGTGCTGCTCGGCATCGCGTTCGAGAAGCAGAACATCGCCTTCATGGTGTCGCTGGCCTTCGCGATCGCCGCGTCGGCCAACTTCCCGGTGCTGCTGATGTCGGTGCTGTGGAAGGACTGCACCACCCGGGGCGCGGTGACCGGCGGCTTCCTCGGGCTGGTGTCGTCGGTGGTGCTGACGGTGGTGTCTCCGGCGGTGTGGGAGGCGACGCTCGGCAACCCCAAGGGCTCGGCGCTGTTTCCCTATGCCTCGCCGGCGTTGTTCTCGATGACGATCGGCTTCGTGGGCATCTGGCTGTTCTCGCTGCTCGACCGCAGCGCGCGGGCCGGCCGCGACCGCGCCGGGTACATCGCGCAACGGGTGCGCAGCGAGACGGGCATCGGCGCGTCGACGGCGGCGGCGCACTGA
- a CDS encoding DUF294 nucleotidyltransferase-like domain-containing protein, which translates to MDLSPTPAMPDAFKSSAFDGTDAEERPRLPDTEGMARFREGLALLEPGRARVGQAFLRPAHVVDGDTDIVAVARVFQTRRASCVLVRLGEGVSRLGIFTTTGLQRAILDGRPLAELPVRELAAAPLVTVDTDASLFDALSLMIKHQVHRLVVTDGERVAGLLEQLDALSFVSNPSYLITVQIVQAGDLQTLEKSAARITELVVQLHRGGTHVGQIGQLVQQLNAKLFERAWQLVAPPELVSRSCLFVMGSEGRGEQLLRTDQDNGLVVGDGVDPEAAEVSSACERFSAALERFGYPECPGGVMVRNAAWRRGAADFAATSRRWLLQPEPEGLMALAIFLDAHAVAGDASLLAGVRAELDGLVASDDALLGRFAMAVDAFPEAGASAWWTRLPGLGEHGRHALDLKKAGIFPIVHGVRSLALQQGLGATSTARRLEALVATGTLPRDLAADVLGSLHLLMRLRLDAGLAELDLGLPVSGGVQPRSLSTLERDLLQDALAVVKRFKAVVRHHFHLDA; encoded by the coding sequence ATGGATCTTTCGCCGACGCCTGCCATGCCGGATGCCTTCAAGTCCTCGGCCTTCGACGGAACGGACGCCGAGGAGCGCCCGCGGCTGCCCGACACCGAGGGCATGGCGCGCTTTCGCGAAGGCCTGGCCCTGCTGGAGCCGGGCCGCGCCCGCGTCGGCCAGGCCTTCCTGCGCCCCGCGCACGTGGTCGACGGCGACACCGACATCGTGGCCGTCGCACGGGTGTTCCAGACGCGGCGCGCGAGCTGCGTGCTGGTTCGCCTGGGCGAAGGCGTGAGCAGGCTCGGCATCTTCACCACCACCGGGCTTCAGCGCGCCATCCTCGACGGCCGGCCGCTGGCCGAGCTGCCGGTGCGCGAGCTGGCCGCGGCGCCGCTGGTCACGGTGGACACCGATGCCTCGCTGTTCGATGCGCTGTCGCTCATGATCAAGCACCAGGTGCATCGTCTGGTCGTGACCGACGGCGAGCGAGTCGCCGGGCTGCTGGAGCAGCTCGACGCGCTGAGCTTCGTCTCCAACCCCTCGTACCTGATCACGGTGCAGATCGTGCAGGCGGGTGATCTGCAGACGCTGGAGAAGTCGGCCGCGCGCATCACCGAGCTCGTCGTGCAGCTGCATCGCGGGGGCACCCACGTCGGACAGATCGGGCAGCTGGTCCAGCAGCTCAACGCCAAGCTGTTCGAGCGCGCCTGGCAGCTCGTCGCGCCGCCCGAGCTGGTGTCGCGCAGCTGCCTGTTCGTGATGGGCAGCGAGGGCCGCGGCGAACAGCTGCTGCGCACCGACCAGGACAATGGCCTGGTCGTGGGCGACGGCGTGGACCCCGAGGCCGCTGAGGTGAGCAGCGCCTGCGAGCGCTTCTCGGCCGCGCTGGAGCGCTTCGGCTATCCGGAGTGCCCCGGAGGGGTCATGGTGCGCAACGCGGCGTGGCGGCGCGGCGCCGCGGACTTCGCCGCCACGTCGAGGCGCTGGCTGCTTCAGCCCGAGCCCGAAGGCCTGATGGCGCTGGCGATCTTTCTGGACGCGCACGCCGTGGCCGGCGACGCGTCATTGCTGGCCGGCGTGCGGGCCGAGCTCGACGGGCTGGTGGCATCCGACGATGCCTTGCTCGGCCGCTTCGCGATGGCCGTGGATGCGTTTCCCGAGGCGGGCGCCTCTGCCTGGTGGACGCGGCTGCCGGGCCTGGGCGAACACGGACGCCACGCGCTCGACCTGAAGAAGGCCGGCATCTTTCCGATCGTTCACGGCGTGCGCAGCCTGGCGCTGCAGCAGGGCCTTGGCGCCACCAGCACGGCCCGCCGACTGGAGGCGCTGGTGGCCACCGGCACGCTGCCACGCGATCTGGCGGCTGACGTGCTGGGCAGCCTGCACCTGCTGATGCGCCTGCGGCTGGACGCGGGACTGGCCGAGCTCGACCTCGGCCTGCCGGTCTCAGGCGGCGTGCAGCCGCGGTCGCTGAGCACCCTGGAGCGCGACCTGCTGCAGGACGCGCTGGCGGTGGTCAAGCGCTTCAAGGCCGTTGTGCGGCACCACTTCCACCTGGATGCGTGA
- a CDS encoding MFS transporter produces MSHIGTLPCDAGQILRPMAPSQCPAAARRWTLVAAILGSSMAFVDGTVVNVALPALQRDLDASASQAQWIIESYALFLASLLLVGGALGDRFGRRLVFMAGVALFTAASIACALSASATQLIVARAVQGVGAALLVPGSLSLISATFPQNERGRAIGTWSAFSGITAAVGPVLGGYLVDHFSWTAAFLVNAPLGIALLALTAMKVPESRGAAAEGRLDLLGAALATLGLAGVVFAFIEAPARGWTAGLMGVAAAGVVALVLFVVAESRSPSPMLPLSLFRIRDFAGTNLLTLLLYAALGGGLFFFPLNLIQVHGYGATAAGAAMLPFIAIMFLLSRWAGHLADTWGPRIPLVVGPIVAAGGFALFALPSTGGSYWRDFLPAVCVLGLGMAVTVAPLTTTVMNSVGRELSGVASGVNNAVSRAAGLLAIAVFGILMASAFDAALSARLSAMHLPPALLQAVDQQRHKLAAIEAPPGTDSATAAALHDAVGGAFVAGFRQVMWACAALALLGAASAGVLIGGTAATRRRS; encoded by the coding sequence GTGAGCCACATCGGCACGCTGCCCTGCGACGCGGGCCAGATCCTGCGCCCCATGGCACCCTCGCAGTGCCCGGCGGCAGCACGCCGCTGGACGCTGGTGGCCGCGATCCTCGGCTCCAGCATGGCCTTCGTCGACGGCACGGTCGTCAACGTCGCCTTGCCTGCCCTGCAGCGCGATCTCGACGCGAGCGCCTCGCAGGCGCAGTGGATCATCGAGTCGTATGCGCTGTTCCTCGCCTCGCTGCTGCTGGTGGGCGGCGCGCTCGGCGACCGCTTCGGCCGCCGCCTCGTCTTCATGGCGGGCGTCGCCCTGTTCACCGCCGCGTCCATCGCCTGCGCGCTGTCGGCGTCGGCAACCCAGCTGATCGTCGCGCGCGCGGTCCAGGGCGTGGGCGCGGCCCTGCTGGTGCCCGGCAGCCTGTCGCTGATCAGCGCCACTTTCCCGCAGAACGAGCGCGGGCGGGCCATCGGCACCTGGTCCGCGTTCAGCGGCATCACGGCCGCGGTCGGCCCCGTGCTGGGTGGATACCTGGTGGACCACTTCAGCTGGACGGCGGCCTTCCTGGTCAACGCGCCGCTGGGGATCGCGCTTCTCGCGCTCACCGCGATGAAGGTGCCCGAGAGCCGCGGCGCCGCAGCCGAAGGCCGCCTCGACCTGTTGGGAGCTGCGCTCGCCACGCTCGGCCTGGCGGGTGTCGTCTTCGCCTTCATCGAGGCGCCGGCGCGCGGCTGGACCGCAGGCCTCATGGGCGTGGCGGCGGCAGGCGTCGTGGCACTGGTGCTGTTCGTGGTCGCCGAATCGCGCAGCCCTTCGCCGATGCTGCCGCTGTCGCTGTTTCGCATCCGCGACTTCGCCGGCACCAATCTGCTGACGCTGCTGCTGTACGCCGCGCTCGGCGGCGGCTTGTTCTTCTTTCCGCTCAACCTGATCCAGGTGCACGGCTATGGCGCCACCGCGGCCGGCGCCGCGATGCTGCCGTTCATCGCGATCATGTTCCTGCTGTCGCGCTGGGCCGGCCACCTCGCCGACACCTGGGGGCCGCGGATTCCGCTGGTGGTGGGCCCCATCGTCGCGGCCGGCGGCTTCGCGCTGTTCGCGCTGCCGTCGACCGGCGGATCGTATTGGCGCGACTTCCTGCCTGCCGTCTGCGTGCTCGGGCTGGGCATGGCAGTGACGGTGGCGCCGCTCACGACGACGGTGATGAACTCGGTGGGGCGTGAGCTTTCCGGCGTCGCGTCGGGAGTGAACAACGCGGTGTCGCGCGCGGCCGGCCTGCTGGCGATCGCGGTGTTCGGCATCCTGATGGCGAGCGCCTTCGACGCCGCGTTGAGCGCGCGCCTGTCGGCGATGCATCTGCCGCCAGCGCTGCTGCAGGCGGTCGACCAGCAGCGCCACAAGCTGGCCGCGATCGAGGCGCCCCCGGGCACCGACAGCGCCACGGCAGCGGCACTGCACGACGCCGTCGGCGGCGCCTTCGTGGCCGGCTTCCGACAGGTGATGTGGGCGTGCGCAGCGCTCGCACTGCTGGGCGCTGCGAGTGCGGGCGTGCTGATCGGCGGAACGGCTGCGACGCGGCGTCGGTCCTAG